A single window of Streptomyces cathayae DNA harbors:
- a CDS encoding GlsB/YeaQ/YmgE family stress response membrane protein, whose translation MGIIAWIIIGLLAGAIAKALMPGKDPGGIIITMLIGIAGGLLGGWLGKVIFGVDSIDGFFELSTWIAAIAGSLILLALYRLIVGNRRSHRHA comes from the coding sequence ATGGGCATCATCGCGTGGATCATCATCGGCCTGCTCGCCGGCGCCATCGCCAAGGCCCTGATGCCGGGCAAGGATCCGGGCGGAATCATCATCACCATGCTCATCGGCATCGCCGGCGGTCTGCTCGGTGGCTGGCTCGGCAAGGTCATCTTCGGCGTCGACTCCATCGACGGGTTCTTCGAACTCTCCACCTGGATCGCCGCGATCGCCGGCTCCCTCATCCTGCTCGCCCTCTACCGGCTCATCGTCGGCAACCGGCGCTCGCACCGCCACGCATGA
- a CDS encoding sigma-70 family RNA polymerase sigma factor — MDSAAIDRFEVGRGRLASLAYRLLGSAADAEDAVQDTFLRWQAADREHIEVPEAWLTKVLTHLCLDRLRSAQARHERAAGAWLPEPLLEGDPMLGPAETFEQRESVSLAVLILMERLSPVERAVYVLREAFSYPHAEIARILDITESASQQHVHRARRRVTTERRRGGEADPASARRVVEEFLAAAVSGRTERLVELLTDDVTAVSDGAGLARRLLRYTTRERVASFVRAGFKPTPAKRRLAGGSPVIHTALVNGSPAVLAVVDGRVVGAVAFAVRDGKVASLCGIAAADRLGRLNEAWRQHEPDAPVISAW; from the coding sequence ATGGACAGCGCAGCCATCGATCGGTTCGAGGTCGGCCGGGGCCGGCTGGCCTCGCTCGCGTACCGTCTGCTCGGCTCGGCGGCCGACGCCGAGGACGCCGTGCAGGACACGTTCCTGCGCTGGCAGGCCGCGGACCGCGAACACATCGAGGTGCCGGAGGCGTGGCTGACCAAGGTCCTCACCCATCTCTGCCTCGACCGGCTCCGCTCGGCGCAGGCGCGCCACGAGCGAGCGGCCGGTGCCTGGCTGCCCGAGCCGCTCCTCGAGGGCGACCCGATGCTCGGCCCGGCCGAGACCTTCGAGCAGCGCGAATCGGTGTCCCTGGCCGTACTGATCCTCATGGAGCGCCTCTCGCCGGTCGAACGGGCCGTCTACGTCCTGCGTGAGGCCTTCTCGTACCCCCATGCCGAGATCGCCCGGATCCTCGACATCACCGAGTCCGCGAGCCAGCAGCACGTCCACCGGGCCCGGCGCCGGGTCACCACCGAGCGCCGCCGCGGCGGCGAGGCCGACCCCGCGTCCGCGCGCCGGGTCGTCGAGGAGTTCCTCGCCGCCGCCGTGTCGGGGCGCACCGAACGGCTGGTGGAACTGCTCACCGACGACGTGACGGCGGTCTCGGACGGCGCCGGACTGGCCAGGCGGCTGCTGCGGTACACGACGCGCGAGCGGGTCGCCTCCTTCGTGCGGGCCGGCTTCAAGCCCACGCCGGCGAAGCGGCGGCTGGCCGGCGGCTCGCCCGTGATCCACACCGCGCTGGTCAACGGCTCCCCGGCCGTCCTCGCCGTGGTCGACGGCCGGGTCGTGGGCGCCGTGGCGTTCGCAGTCCGCGACGGCAAGGTCGCGTCCCTGTGCGGCATCGCCGCCGCGGACCGGCTCGGACGCCTCAACGAGGCCTGGCGGCAGCACGAACCCGATGCGCCGGTCATCAGTGCATGGTGA
- a CDS encoding DUF1707 SHOCT-like domain-containing protein, with product MTAQPPESSPRPVPSGELRASYDDREAVVEQLRDAAAEGRIDLDELDARLEQALKSKTYAELAVLTADLPRPDSAESRPPLVLKGGLHGASRGPGRWEVPGHVIAHGGLGGVKVDFTRAECRLTEVAVEAYGETAGVTIVIPDGWAADTGGMDPGIGGLRDKTTPDRLPGAPLIRLTGSGGMAGVVIRHPNRWERRKLHSNPTQG from the coding sequence ATGACTGCCCAGCCTCCGGAGTCCTCTCCGCGCCCCGTTCCCTCAGGAGAGCTCCGTGCCTCTTACGACGACCGGGAAGCCGTGGTGGAGCAGCTGCGCGATGCGGCAGCCGAGGGGCGTATCGATCTCGACGAGCTGGACGCGCGCCTGGAGCAGGCGCTGAAGTCCAAGACCTACGCAGAGTTGGCCGTCCTGACCGCCGACCTGCCGAGGCCGGACTCCGCCGAGAGCCGGCCGCCCCTGGTGCTCAAGGGCGGCCTGCACGGCGCGTCCCGGGGCCCCGGGCGCTGGGAGGTTCCCGGGCACGTGATCGCTCACGGAGGCCTGGGGGGTGTGAAGGTCGACTTCACCCGGGCCGAGTGCCGCCTCACGGAGGTCGCGGTGGAGGCGTACGGGGAGACGGCCGGTGTCACGATCGTCATCCCCGACGGCTGGGCCGCGGACACCGGCGGCATGGATCCCGGCATCGGCGGCCTGAGGGACAAGACCACTCCCGACCGCCTTCCGGGAGCTCCGCTGATCCGGCTCACCGGGTCCGGCGGGATGGCGGGAGTGGTCATCCGCCACCCCAACCGCTGGGAGCGGCGCAAGCTGCACAGCAACCCGACGCAGGGCTAG
- a CDS encoding hydroxymethylglutaryl-CoA reductase, which produces MPARGLYTEAARLQRLDWLRSMTRSGLDSLQHTRLDATKLTGNIEGLVGTVEIPVGVAGPLLFRGANVQGEVYAPMATTEGALVSSATRGALAVTMAGGVSTRAALQAMTRAPVFAFSRLAGAARFASAVIRHLDDLRTIIRQVSDHAALLSIEPVVLGRTVHLRFRYTTGDAAGQNMTTACTWHACQWILRQPQLVADEELESFLIEGNTSGDKKASAQAVAEGRGIRVAADCLLPEGVVRRVLRTTPDELVTGYQHITAGAVHSGVLGSNANTANIVAAIFTATGQDIACVHESSVGQFILERTRDGVYASMTLPGLAVGTVGGGTHLPTQHELLEAMGCTGRGSAVRLAEIIAGFALALDLSTVSAAVAGHFADAHERLGRNRPPRRNSAAQRIGIPPAPTPMSAPTVGEPRPVPVPRPVSEAGP; this is translated from the coding sequence GTGCCTGCCCGGGGGCTCTACACGGAGGCGGCGCGGCTCCAGCGGCTGGACTGGCTCCGCTCCATGACCCGGTCGGGACTGGACTCCCTGCAGCACACCCGGCTCGACGCGACCAAGCTGACCGGCAACATCGAGGGGCTCGTCGGCACCGTCGAGATCCCGGTCGGCGTGGCCGGGCCCCTGCTGTTCCGCGGGGCGAACGTCCAGGGCGAGGTTTACGCTCCCATGGCCACGACGGAAGGCGCCCTGGTCTCGTCGGCGACGCGGGGGGCCCTGGCCGTCACCATGGCGGGCGGCGTCAGCACACGCGCCGCCCTGCAGGCGATGACGCGTGCTCCTGTCTTCGCGTTCTCCCGACTGGCCGGCGCCGCCCGCTTCGCCTCGGCGGTCATCCGGCACCTCGACGACCTCCGCACGATCATCCGGCAGGTGTCCGACCACGCCGCGCTCCTCTCGATCGAGCCCGTGGTCCTGGGCAGGACCGTCCACCTGAGGTTCAGGTACACCACCGGGGACGCGGCAGGACAGAACATGACGACCGCCTGCACCTGGCACGCGTGCCAGTGGATCCTGCGACAGCCGCAGCTGGTCGCGGACGAGGAGCTCGAGTCCTTCCTCATCGAGGGGAACACCTCCGGGGACAAGAAGGCGTCGGCCCAGGCCGTGGCGGAAGGCCGCGGAATCAGGGTGGCCGCCGACTGCCTACTGCCGGAGGGGGTCGTCCGACGGGTCCTGAGAACCACCCCCGACGAGCTGGTCACGGGATACCAGCACATCACGGCCGGAGCAGTCCACAGCGGGGTCCTGGGGTCCAACGCGAACACCGCCAACATCGTGGCGGCGATCTTCACGGCGACCGGCCAGGACATCGCCTGCGTTCACGAGTCGAGCGTGGGGCAGTTCATCCTCGAGCGCACGCGGGACGGCGTCTACGCGAGTATGACCCTGCCCGGTCTGGCGGTCGGCACGGTCGGGGGCGGTACCCACCTGCCTACGCAGCACGAGCTCTTGGAAGCGATGGGGTGTACCGGCCGGGGAAGCGCCGTCCGGCTGGCGGAGATCATCGCCGGTTTCGCTCTGGCCCTGGACCTCTCGACGGTCTCCGCGGCCGTCGCCGGGCACTTCGCCGACGCTCACGAACGCCTCGGGCGCAACAGGCCGCCCCGCCGGAACAGCGCCGCACAACGGATCGGCATCCCGCCGGCGCCGACGCCGATGTCGGCGCCGACGGTCGGCGAGCCCCGGCCCGTGCCGGTGCCTCGCCCGGTCTCGGAGGCCGGGCCCTGA
- a CDS encoding vWA domain-containing protein, whose protein sequence is MSSHTRPPQPGIRLHVDLGGDPHPHRSAKIEAHLRVDVAADGAPTDLPAVQLAVIIAVDVAESHRAAVRHALPSALRALPDRISFAVLGGGPEPVRCYPRGADEWAVADREERRRAAFVAGSLPLHREGPRPAGYAAWVATARALLFGRPVSVRHLVLITDGSSAAGETRLEEELDACAGQFTCDVFAVGANWVPDPLLTLAERLHGTAEFVDDGLGHAITAAIQRLRRVHTPRLPIEVTVRPSVRQVSLSEKTPRPHRLGGLPQPGRPHRWKFPTYQWEQGRRDYLLTLVADSDADPLETELQFAMVSIGEVHAPVIARWHLPEQSPPHAPTGTDSVRDLNATARMRRLLRQGLTALQEHRPDIAEDRLGQAARLAARLGTDWVLDEIRTVADIEDAAAGLVRLGAVDAGSLGPMILRAGSRPGGPLADAVGARPGPRCGGCGTPAGSEARYCIACGEKLL, encoded by the coding sequence ATGAGCAGCCACACCCGGCCGCCGCAGCCGGGCATCCGACTGCACGTCGACCTCGGCGGCGATCCGCACCCGCACCGGAGCGCGAAGATAGAGGCCCATCTGCGGGTGGACGTGGCCGCCGACGGCGCTCCCACCGATCTGCCCGCGGTCCAGCTCGCCGTGATCATCGCGGTGGACGTCGCCGAGTCCCACCGGGCGGCCGTCCGGCACGCCCTGCCGTCGGCGCTGCGTGCCCTGCCCGACCGTATCTCCTTCGCCGTGCTCGGCGGCGGCCCCGAGCCGGTCCGCTGCTATCCGCGGGGCGCCGACGAGTGGGCCGTCGCCGACCGGGAGGAGAGACGCCGGGCCGCCTTCGTCGCGGGCTCGCTCCCACTGCACCGGGAGGGGCCGCGCCCTGCCGGGTACGCCGCCTGGGTGGCCACAGCGCGCGCCCTGCTCTTCGGACGGCCGGTGTCCGTACGCCATCTGGTGCTGATCACCGACGGCAGCAGCGCCGCCGGGGAGACCCGTCTGGAAGAGGAACTGGACGCCTGCGCGGGGCAGTTCACCTGTGACGTGTTCGCCGTGGGCGCGAACTGGGTTCCCGACCCCCTGCTGACCCTCGCCGAACGGCTGCACGGCACGGCCGAGTTCGTGGACGACGGACTCGGCCATGCGATCACCGCCGCCATCCAGCGGCTGCGCCGGGTGCACACTCCCCGGCTGCCGATCGAAGTGACCGTGCGGCCCTCGGTCCGCCAGGTCTCGCTCAGCGAGAAGACGCCCCGGCCGCACCGACTCGGCGGGCTGCCCCAGCCCGGCCGGCCGCACCGCTGGAAATTCCCGACCTACCAGTGGGAGCAGGGCAGACGCGACTACCTGCTCACCCTGGTCGCCGACTCCGACGCCGACCCGCTGGAGACCGAGCTGCAGTTCGCCATGGTCTCCATCGGCGAGGTCCACGCGCCCGTCATCGCCCGCTGGCACCTCCCCGAGCAGTCCCCGCCCCACGCCCCGACGGGCACCGACAGCGTGCGGGACCTCAACGCCACCGCCAGGATGCGGAGGCTTCTCCGCCAGGGCCTCACCGCTCTCCAGGAACACCGGCCGGACATCGCCGAGGACCGCCTGGGACAGGCCGCCCGGCTGGCGGCGCGGTTGGGCACGGACTGGGTGCTGGACGAGATCCGCACGGTCGCCGACATCGAGGACGCGGCCGCGGGGCTGGTCCGGCTGGGCGCCGTCGACGCCGGCTCCCTCGGCCCGATGATCCTGCGCGCCGGATCCCGTCCCGGTGGGCCCCTGGCCGACGCCGTCGGGGCGCGACCGGGCCCGCGCTGCGGCGGCTGCGGCACTCCGGCCGGGAGCGAGGCCCGTTACTGCATCGCATGCGGGGAGAAGCTGCTGTGA
- a CDS encoding trypsin-like peptidase domain-containing protein, producing MGELRADWRLRLRREDAHGPVCGAGVLVDQYTALTCAHVVRRPDAVMWLEFAENSGLEPVSARVLPGGWLPERENGEDVAVLRLDSPRPQARRALLETGLWGGMEVYATGYAEGFDDGMSLWGRIGGASGERVQLDAVTKSEVVRAGFSGAAVCTRPREGRPTRVVGLVVSWRGDLGELLPEDNRISFSYLIPMERIAELSPVIRELSSPQAWDHGFEERLTRWFDDPDGDPVKITVVPPGSGKDRSLRHLLHRVHVVHRGGASRPDLVDHALDQVTFPAGEYLAYWDWLRGAKPAPAQAADRAPVRPVTVLVDGLDEEPRPGPLIELLARLRVFGFRLLLVFRHEGGPGWTASRDRLLRPALLHHADTLLARLRSAEFSRAIRRDIVDSASLDSVTETADRHRAARHLIDGEQDPQRQLTRLRALIRALRADLRHHGDR from the coding sequence ATGGGGGAATTGCGTGCGGACTGGAGACTCAGACTGCGACGCGAGGACGCGCACGGCCCCGTCTGTGGTGCCGGCGTGCTCGTCGACCAGTACACGGCACTGACCTGCGCACACGTCGTGCGCCGCCCGGACGCCGTCATGTGGCTGGAGTTCGCCGAGAACAGCGGGCTCGAACCGGTCTCCGCACGCGTCCTGCCCGGCGGCTGGCTGCCGGAGCGCGAGAACGGCGAGGACGTCGCCGTGCTGCGCCTGGACAGCCCCCGCCCGCAGGCCCGTCGTGCCCTGCTGGAAACCGGGCTGTGGGGCGGGATGGAGGTCTACGCGACCGGTTACGCGGAGGGCTTCGACGACGGCATGAGCCTGTGGGGGCGGATCGGTGGCGCCAGCGGTGAACGGGTGCAGCTCGACGCCGTCACCAAGTCGGAGGTGGTGCGCGCCGGCTTCAGCGGTGCGGCCGTGTGCACCCGGCCGCGGGAAGGGCGTCCCACCCGGGTGGTCGGCCTCGTCGTCAGCTGGCGCGGCGATCTGGGCGAACTGCTGCCCGAGGACAACCGGATCTCCTTCTCGTATCTGATCCCCATGGAGCGTATCGCCGAACTCTCGCCGGTCATCAGAGAGTTGAGCAGCCCGCAGGCCTGGGATCACGGCTTCGAGGAGCGGCTGACCCGGTGGTTCGACGATCCGGACGGGGACCCGGTGAAGATCACCGTGGTGCCTCCGGGCAGCGGAAAGGACCGCTCGCTGCGCCATCTGCTGCACCGCGTCCACGTGGTCCACCGCGGCGGCGCCAGCAGGCCGGACCTCGTCGACCACGCCTTGGACCAGGTCACCTTCCCGGCCGGCGAGTACCTGGCGTACTGGGACTGGCTGCGCGGCGCCAAGCCCGCACCCGCGCAGGCGGCCGACCGTGCGCCCGTCCGGCCGGTCACGGTCCTCGTCGACGGCCTCGACGAGGAGCCCCGGCCGGGTCCACTGATCGAACTCCTGGCCCGGTTACGGGTGTTCGGCTTCCGGCTGCTGCTCGTCTTCCGCCACGAGGGCGGCCCCGGCTGGACCGCGTCCCGCGACCGGCTCCTGCGGCCCGCGCTGCTCCATCACGCGGACACCCTGCTCGCCCGTCTGCGGAGCGCGGAGTTCAGCCGGGCGATCCGCCGCGACATCGTCGACAGCGCCTCCCTCGACTCCGTGACCGAGACGGCCGACCGGCACCGGGCCGCGCGCCACCTGATCGACGGGGAGCAGGACCCGCAGCGGCAACTCACCCGGCTGCGCGCACTGATCAGGGCCCTGCGCGCCGACCTGAGACACCACGGAGACCGGTGA
- a CDS encoding tetratricopeptide repeat protein: MTTCPHRRFTGAPCGGTVLPTGHCAACGRAESGPALPALPEDPRERGPRELLALPEREPRPAEERLVRPEAPLRIRMDCSSPGCGITFAPPYTEGPVPIKGFCPVCGERYSYRPELAEGDLLRDQYRIMGPIAHGGQGWVYLAEDTHLGDVVAVKGLLNRYEHDGARLADVERRNLVAIRHPRIVQIRDFVARSDDTGQVTGGYIVMDDVGDGTLAKVVEDVRRGTSVLDIEHVAAYGCQILEAFVHLHADGERVFVYGDMKPSNVVHHRDGVKVIDLGGMREQGQSQPPAHVTAGYTAPETETSAVPTVAHDLHTVGATLRELARWAVAEVPGLGTASFHRVVDRAVRPSPYRRFTDAREMGGQLRGALREIRALRGKSDPPEPSDYFRPSTRLLGARLGTVPDIGHWLDRPRRDRYEPPVAPALDLGAPTPTEIAACLPVPRPYPGDPQTARFEVSSGYDPGQLLEQEDEKPRSVEIHLHNVRVLLDRNTGEDLERAQEELDTADSVPGPPAVRRWRLEWHRALLALRSADLDDDPRQVVEARRHFTRVHLELPGEYAPKLALAYCAERLGDDTAEPTAEELYEVVFARNPAHGGAALGLARLALRARDRRAAIEVLGRVRPGTLDHTVARIASLRIRAARLPGDGDPLPSPAEVDAALAELRGLEGGSPGAGEPRLSEDEALRLGTELHEWKLDAVHSLSDRPGAPGGGAGRLDARTLRRLSTPERESRRQLEAHYRRLAARHHEPAAHEHLVDLMHAVRPQSVF; the protein is encoded by the coding sequence ATGACGACCTGCCCGCACCGCCGCTTCACCGGAGCCCCCTGCGGCGGCACCGTGCTGCCCACCGGCCACTGCGCCGCGTGCGGCCGCGCGGAGAGCGGCCCCGCACTGCCCGCCCTTCCCGAGGACCCCCGGGAACGCGGCCCCCGCGAGCTCCTCGCCCTCCCCGAGCGGGAACCACGCCCCGCCGAGGAACGCCTCGTCCGTCCCGAGGCGCCCCTGCGCATCCGCATGGACTGCTCGTCCCCCGGGTGCGGCATCACCTTCGCCCCGCCCTACACCGAGGGCCCGGTGCCGATCAAGGGGTTCTGCCCGGTCTGCGGCGAGCGCTACTCGTACCGGCCCGAACTCGCCGAGGGCGACCTGCTGCGCGACCAGTACCGGATCATGGGACCCATCGCGCACGGCGGACAGGGCTGGGTCTACCTCGCCGAGGACACCCACCTCGGTGACGTCGTCGCCGTCAAGGGACTGCTCAACCGGTACGAGCACGACGGCGCCCGGCTCGCCGACGTCGAGCGCCGCAACCTCGTCGCCATCCGCCACCCCCGCATCGTGCAGATCCGCGACTTCGTCGCCCGCAGCGACGACACCGGCCAGGTCACCGGCGGCTACATCGTCATGGACGACGTCGGCGACGGCACCCTCGCGAAAGTCGTCGAGGACGTCCGGCGCGGTACGTCCGTCCTCGACATCGAGCACGTCGCGGCGTACGGCTGCCAGATCCTCGAAGCCTTCGTCCACCTGCACGCCGACGGCGAACGGGTCTTCGTGTACGGGGACATGAAGCCCTCCAACGTCGTGCACCACCGGGACGGCGTCAAGGTCATCGATCTCGGCGGCATGCGCGAACAGGGCCAGAGCCAGCCACCCGCCCATGTCACGGCCGGCTACACGGCGCCCGAGACCGAGACGTCGGCCGTGCCCACCGTCGCCCACGACCTGCACACCGTCGGCGCCACCCTGCGGGAGCTCGCCCGCTGGGCCGTCGCCGAGGTGCCCGGCCTCGGCACCGCCTCCTTCCATCGGGTCGTCGACCGTGCCGTCCGGCCCTCCCCGTACCGGCGCTTCACCGACGCCCGCGAGATGGGCGGCCAACTGCGCGGCGCCCTGCGGGAGATCCGCGCGCTGCGCGGCAAGAGCGACCCGCCCGAGCCCTCCGACTACTTCCGGCCGTCCACCCGGCTGCTCGGCGCCCGGCTCGGCACGGTGCCGGACATCGGGCACTGGCTGGACCGCCCCCGCCGCGACCGGTACGAGCCGCCCGTGGCGCCGGCCCTCGACCTCGGCGCCCCCACACCCACCGAGATCGCCGCCTGCCTGCCGGTGCCGAGACCGTATCCGGGCGATCCGCAGACCGCGCGGTTCGAGGTGAGCAGCGGCTACGACCCGGGCCAACTCCTCGAGCAGGAGGACGAGAAGCCGCGCTCGGTGGAGATCCACCTGCACAACGTGCGCGTCCTGCTGGACCGGAACACCGGGGAGGACCTGGAGCGGGCCCAGGAGGAACTCGACACGGCCGACTCCGTTCCCGGGCCGCCCGCCGTGCGCCGGTGGCGGCTGGAGTGGCACCGCGCCCTGCTCGCGCTGCGCAGCGCCGACCTCGACGACGACCCGCGGCAGGTCGTCGAGGCCAGGAGGCACTTCACGCGGGTCCACCTCGAACTGCCCGGCGAGTACGCGCCCAAACTGGCCCTCGCCTACTGCGCGGAGCGGCTCGGCGACGACACGGCCGAGCCCACGGCCGAGGAGCTGTACGAGGTGGTGTTCGCCCGCAACCCCGCGCACGGCGGCGCCGCCCTCGGCCTGGCCAGGCTCGCGCTCCGCGCACGTGACCGCCGGGCGGCCATCGAGGTGCTCGGCCGGGTCCGGCCGGGCACCCTGGACCACACCGTCGCCCGGATCGCCTCCCTGCGCATCCGCGCGGCCCGGCTGCCCGGAGACGGCGATCCGCTGCCCTCGCCCGCCGAGGTCGACGCGGCGCTGGCCGAACTGCGCGGCCTCGAGGGCGGCAGTCCGGGCGCCGGGGAGCCCCGCCTGTCGGAGGACGAGGCGCTGCGCCTGGGCACCGAACTCCACGAATGGAAACTGGACGCGGTGCACAGCCTCAGCGACCGGCCCGGTGCGCCGGGAGGGGGTGCCGGACGGCTCGACGCCCGCACGCTGCGACGTCTGAGCACGCCGGAGCGCGAGTCGCGCAGGCAACTGGAGGCGCACTACCGGCGACTGGCGGCCCGCCACCACGAACCGGCCGCCCATGAACACCTCGTGGACCTCATGCACGCGGTACGGCCCCAGAGCGTTTTCTGA
- a CDS encoding ABC transporter substrate-binding protein produces MTRRFRTLVFAMVMLLLTAFGMVVVWAQHDDEEPVTILGTWTAKQAEQFETLLHGFGVPFRYQGTAAQRDVLLSKVQSGEPPDIVIMPGLGELAEYADQELLKPLNRLYEPQEYGAPWKSTGSPSEDVYWVPVKADLKSIVWYREGHRPAEEPAPLGSWCIGMGDDGASGWPGTDWIEDLVLQRAGPDVYEKWALGTGEVQWWRSDPVRTAWKAWTELLRQDEDAAEDALLTDHRGTPDGNGLLFDGRDGCTLEHQGSFALSFYKDDARHADLVDSAPLLPGGGGEVRAHEVTGDFAALFSDRPQARELIRRLASAEGQQKWADLADVFSANRRVEQGEPQDDAVEYKIAQRLGEGPRCLDASDVMAPAVRGAFYEAVLLTIARVADGQDPDIEGVLHDVQRMQDAQSARGADNRAAPKTVCSKQ; encoded by the coding sequence GTGACCCGGCGGTTCAGGACGCTGGTCTTCGCCATGGTCATGCTGCTGCTCACCGCCTTCGGCATGGTGGTGGTCTGGGCGCAGCACGACGACGAGGAACCGGTGACCATCCTCGGAACGTGGACGGCCAAGCAGGCGGAGCAGTTCGAGACCCTGCTGCACGGCTTCGGCGTCCCCTTCCGCTACCAGGGCACCGCGGCCCAACGGGACGTGCTGCTCTCCAAGGTGCAGTCGGGGGAGCCCCCGGACATCGTGATCATGCCGGGCCTCGGCGAACTCGCCGAATACGCCGACCAGGAGCTCCTCAAACCGCTGAACCGGCTCTATGAGCCACAGGAGTACGGCGCCCCCTGGAAGTCGACCGGCTCACCCTCCGAAGACGTCTACTGGGTCCCGGTCAAGGCGGACCTGAAGAGCATCGTCTGGTACCGCGAGGGTCACCGGCCCGCCGAGGAGCCTGCTCCACTGGGAAGTTGGTGCATCGGCATGGGGGACGACGGCGCCTCCGGCTGGCCCGGCACCGACTGGATCGAGGACCTCGTACTGCAGCGGGCGGGCCCGGACGTCTACGAGAAGTGGGCGCTGGGCACGGGCGAGGTGCAGTGGTGGCGCAGTGATCCGGTGCGCACGGCCTGGAAGGCGTGGACCGAGCTGCTCCGGCAGGACGAGGACGCGGCCGAGGACGCTCTGCTCACCGACCACCGCGGCACCCCGGACGGCAACGGGCTGTTGTTCGACGGCCGGGACGGGTGCACCCTGGAGCACCAGGGCTCCTTCGCGCTCTCCTTCTACAAGGACGACGCGCGGCACGCGGACCTGGTGGACTCCGCTCCGCTCCTGCCCGGAGGCGGCGGCGAGGTCCGGGCCCACGAGGTGACCGGCGACTTCGCCGCGCTGTTCAGCGACCGCCCCCAGGCCCGTGAACTGATCCGCCGGCTGGCCTCCGCGGAGGGCCAGCAGAAGTGGGCCGATCTGGCGGACGTCTTCTCGGCGAACCGCCGGGTGGAGCAGGGAGAACCACAGGACGACGCGGTCGAGTACAAGATCGCACAACGGCTCGGTGAAGGCCCCCGCTGCCTGGACGCCTCGGACGTCATGGCACCTGCCGTGCGGGGCGCCTTCTACGAGGCCGTCCTGCTGACCATCGCAAGGGTCGCCGACGGTCAGGACCCCGACATCGAGGGTGTCCTCCACGATGTGCAGAGGATGCAGGACGCGCAGTCCGCCCGAGGCGCCGACAACAGAGCGGCGCCGAAGACGGTGTGCAGCAAACAGTGA
- a CDS encoding NAD(P)/FAD-dependent oxidoreductase, producing the protein MKHRIVVLGAGYAGAFAAGNLARRLSPADTEITVVNAVPDFVERMRLHQLATGQDVAVRKLADVFAGTGVRLRLARVTGVDPERRTVAVTGEDGDGELVYDTLLYALGSSVAHHGVPGVTEYAFDVTGRSSALRLRERLAGLGRGGTVLVVGEGLTGIETATEVAEARPDLSVALAARGELGAWLSPKARRHLRRAFDRLGITVHEHTGIEAVEPTRAIAADGRSLPAEVTVWSAGFAVHPIAAAGGLEVAETGQIVVDRTMRSVSHPDVYAAGDCAYAIGENGRPLPMSCASAGLTNMQATAAIIARLTDSEVPTTALKHYGNHISLGRRDAIVQMVDGGARSKSWYLGGRTAAWLKAGVLKGAGWGIAHPTLGIPKRKRPLATAPDRVGARAAA; encoded by the coding sequence ATGAAGCACCGCATCGTCGTCCTCGGCGCCGGATACGCCGGGGCCTTCGCCGCCGGGAACCTGGCCCGCCGGCTCTCCCCCGCCGACACCGAGATCACCGTCGTCAACGCCGTGCCCGACTTCGTCGAGCGGATGAGGCTCCACCAGCTCGCGACCGGCCAGGACGTCGCGGTCCGCAAGCTCGCCGACGTGTTCGCCGGTACCGGGGTGCGGCTGCGTCTGGCCCGCGTCACCGGCGTCGACCCCGAGCGCAGGACCGTCGCCGTGACCGGCGAGGACGGCGACGGCGAACTCGTGTACGACACGCTTCTCTACGCGCTCGGCAGCTCCGTCGCCCACCACGGCGTCCCCGGCGTGACCGAGTACGCCTTCGACGTGACCGGCCGGTCCTCGGCGCTGCGTCTGCGCGAGCGCCTGGCCGGCCTGGGCCGGGGCGGCACCGTGCTGGTCGTCGGCGAGGGGCTGACCGGCATCGAGACCGCCACCGAGGTCGCCGAGGCCCGGCCCGACCTCTCGGTCGCGCTCGCCGCCCGCGGCGAGCTGGGCGCCTGGCTCTCCCCGAAGGCCCGCCGCCACCTGCGCCGGGCCTTCGACCGGCTCGGCATCACCGTCCACGAGCACACCGGCATCGAAGCCGTCGAGCCGACACGGGCGATCGCCGCCGACGGCAGGTCCCTCCCGGCCGAGGTGACCGTGTGGTCGGCCGGGTTCGCCGTGCACCCCATCGCCGCCGCCGGCGGCCTGGAGGTCGCCGAGACCGGCCAGATCGTGGTCGACCGCACCATGCGCTCGGTCTCGCACCCCGACGTCTACGCCGCCGGTGACTGCGCCTACGCGATCGGCGAGAACGGCCGGCCGCTGCCGATGTCCTGCGCCTCGGCCGGCCTCACCAACATGCAGGCGACCGCCGCGATCATCGCGCGCCTGACGGACAGCGAGGTCCCGACCACCGCGCTGAAGCACTACGGCAACCACATCAGCCTCGGGCGGCGGGACGCGATCGTCCAGATGGTGGACGGGGGCGCCCGGTCGAAGTCCTGGTACCTGGGCGGCCGGACCGCCGCGTGGTTGAAGGCGGGCGTGCTCAAGGGGGCCGGGTGGGGCATCGCCCACCCGACCCTCGGCATACCGAAGCGCAAGCGCCCCCTGGCCACCGCACCGGACCGGGTCGGCGCGAGGGCCGCCGCATAG